A region of Candidatus Gracilibacteria bacterium DNA encodes the following proteins:
- a CDS encoding helix-turn-helix transcriptional regulator: DRLSKMADVAYNTVIKIESGTIQNPTIDTLSKIAKALDVKVDDLIKK, from the coding sequence GGATAGGTTGTCAAAAATGGCTGATGTCGCCTATAACACCGTTATTAAAATTGAATCAGGAACAATCCAAAATCCAACGATTGACACTTTATCAAAAATCGCCAAAGCGTTAGATGTAAAGGTGGACGATCTAATTAAAAAATAA